The genomic interval TTAAGGGGTGATGCGTGATGAAGGTTGCCATGATAACCCCCCACGGTGACCCGCTCGGAAAGCTCGGCGAACCCGACACGGGCGGGCAGTGTGTTTACGTCAAGGAGCTCAGCAAACACCTCGGAAAGCTCGGAGTTAAAGTGGACATATTCACGAGGCAGAGAGGCGGAAGAAAGGAGATAGAGCACATAAACGATAACGTCAGGGTCATCAGGGTAGAATGCGGGCCCAAAGGATTCATCCCCAAGGAGAAGCTTATGCCCTACCTCCCGGAGTTCACGGACAGGGTCTCGGAGTACTTCGAGAGGGAAGCTTATGACATCATTCACACCCACTACTGGGACGGAGGCTTCGTGGGGATGGAGCTCAAGAAGCGCCACGGGGCCAAGATGGTGCACACCTCCCACTCGCTCGGGATACTAAAGGCGAAGGCCTTAGGCGACTTCGAGCCCTATAAAGAGAGGATAGAGCTTGAGAAGAAAATCTATGAGACGAGCGACGCTATAGTGGCAACGACCGAGATTGAGAAGAACGACATAGCGACTCTCTACGAAATACCGAGAGAAAAAATCCACGTGATTCCCATAGGGGTGGACACAACATTCTACAGGCCGATGGGGGAGAAGGGAGAGCTGAAGGGGGAGCTCGGTCTCCCGGACGTCCCGCTGGTGTTTGCGCTCGCAAGGCTCGACCCGAGGAAGGGGCTCGACCTCCTCATAAAGAGCGTCCCCTACATAAGGGAATACTACTCGGGGGACTTCCTCGTGCTCATAAGCACGGGCACCGGGGCGAAGGAAGAGGAGAAGGAGATGAACAAGCTCCTGAGCCTTATCGAGGGCCTCAGGGTGAAGGAGCACGTCAAGATAATCCCCGCCATAGAGCCCATCACTATGGTTCCCAGGTACTACTCCGCGGCGGACGTCTTCGTATTGCCTTCCCCTTACGAGCCCTTCGGGATAGTTATGCTCGAGGCAATGGCATGCAAGGCCCCCATAGTCGCCACCAAGTTCGGCGGCCCGGCGGAGGTTCTCCAGGACGGCTACGACGGCTTTCTCGTTGACCCAAAGGACTCGAGGGAGATGGGAAGAAAGATAGCGTTCCTCCTTGAGGATGAGGCGCTTAGGAGGATATTCGCGGAGAGGGAATACAGGAAGGTCGCCGGGAAGTACTCGTGGGACAGCGTGGCCAGGGAGATGCGGGACCTCTATGAACTACTGTGAGGGAAAAGAGATGCTCGACGTGCTCTCAATAGGGGAGGTGCTTGTTGACCTGAAGCTCATAGATAAAAAGCTTAGCATGCATACCGGGGGCTCCTGCCTCAACGTCGCCTTCTACGCCAGCCAGGCGGGGGCGAAAGCATCGTTCATAGGCACAATAGGTAACGACTTCCTA from Palaeococcus ferrophilus DSM 13482 carries:
- a CDS encoding glycosyltransferase, with the protein product MKVAMITPHGDPLGKLGEPDTGGQCVYVKELSKHLGKLGVKVDIFTRQRGGRKEIEHINDNVRVIRVECGPKGFIPKEKLMPYLPEFTDRVSEYFEREAYDIIHTHYWDGGFVGMELKKRHGAKMVHTSHSLGILKAKALGDFEPYKERIELEKKIYETSDAIVATTEIEKNDIATLYEIPREKIHVIPIGVDTTFYRPMGEKGELKGELGLPDVPLVFALARLDPRKGLDLLIKSVPYIREYYSGDFLVLISTGTGAKEEEKEMNKLLSLIEGLRVKEHVKIIPAIEPITMVPRYYSAADVFVLPSPYEPFGIVMLEAMACKAPIVATKFGGPAEVLQDGYDGFLVDPKDSREMGRKIAFLLEDEALRRIFAEREYRKVAGKYSWDSVAREMRDLYELL